In Chitinophaga nivalis, a single genomic region encodes these proteins:
- a CDS encoding C1 family peptidase: protein MKKNRSILLALALLAGMYSCQKSGTVAPDATPDNQNNTGSIQKHGLGAKLNPTAFKNMRHINFDEVRARMIKLGFQDKLPNAKLGGPAGLPTRLILNHPSIGDQGQTGTCVSWSAGWALSGTLNNEFPAAGVSNPRSPWYVYQKDHSAAGNCDPNDGMYLDAGLNILRDYGVPTYAADSYLGSPCTSPTAAQDLSASSDKIVNYAAVTTVNEIKTAISMRLPVILGFNVYTSFETAFSYGTTFKRISGQYLGGHAVCIVGYDDAKNAVLIQNSWGTGGGDPSNRGCVWIDYSTITNPNLGAEMYSVWK, encoded by the coding sequence ATGAAAAAAAATCGGTCCATCCTGCTGGCGTTAGCCCTGCTCGCCGGCATGTATTCCTGCCAGAAAAGCGGCACTGTAGCTCCTGACGCTACCCCTGACAACCAAAACAACACCGGCAGTATTCAAAAGCATGGCCTGGGTGCGAAGCTGAACCCCACCGCCTTCAAGAACATGCGCCATATCAACTTTGATGAAGTGAGAGCCCGTATGATTAAACTGGGATTCCAGGATAAATTACCCAATGCAAAACTGGGCGGCCCTGCCGGATTACCGACCAGACTGATTCTGAACCACCCTTCTATTGGTGATCAGGGTCAAACCGGCACCTGTGTTTCCTGGTCTGCCGGATGGGCGCTGAGTGGCACCTTAAACAATGAATTTCCGGCAGCGGGTGTATCCAATCCCCGCAGCCCCTGGTATGTATATCAAAAAGATCACTCTGCCGCCGGCAACTGTGACCCCAACGATGGTATGTACCTCGATGCAGGTCTGAATATTCTCCGGGATTATGGCGTACCTACCTACGCTGCTGATTCCTATCTTGGCTCACCTTGTACTTCGCCTACCGCTGCACAGGATCTGAGTGCCTCATCAGATAAGATTGTGAATTACGCCGCCGTTACCACCGTCAATGAAATCAAAACAGCTATTAGCATGCGGCTACCGGTAATACTGGGTTTCAACGTTTACACCAGCTTTGAAACAGCCTTCTCTTATGGTACTACTTTCAAAAGAATATCTGGTCAATACCTGGGAGGCCATGCTGTTTGTATCGTCGGTTATGATGATGCAAAAAATGCCGTATTAATTCAAAACAGCTGGGGAACCGGCGGTGGCGATCCTTCCAATCGTGGTTGTGTGTGGATTGACTATAGCACCATCACCAATCCTAACCTGGGAGCAGAAATGTATTCCGTTTGGAAATAA
- a CDS encoding zinc-dependent metalloprotease: MKMFKHSLVVCLCASALFVSCKKEEAAKESTPAVSKETLAQIKSLGFSDFNVQKIDGGYLVENDIFLGEQQLKTSPISTVLSIAKVEQYRTYNLVTGLPRTITIGVSGLNANFQSATQQMVNAYNALGLRLRFQYVGTSGADIVIYGSNLGGGVLGYSGFPSGGNPYPQVVMNTGGIFGTNVAFMRKVIQHEVGHCIGFRHTDWFNRGYSCGSGGAEPQNPEGAVQIPGTPSGADAGSWMLACTGANGSSFNGNDVTALRYLYQ, translated from the coding sequence ATGAAAATGTTCAAACATTCATTAGTAGTATGCCTTTGTGCATCCGCATTGTTTGTTTCCTGTAAGAAAGAGGAAGCAGCTAAAGAATCTACACCTGCCGTTAGTAAAGAAACACTGGCACAAATCAAATCGCTGGGATTCAGTGATTTTAATGTACAGAAAATAGATGGTGGTTACCTGGTAGAAAACGATATCTTCCTGGGTGAACAACAACTCAAAACCAGCCCTATCTCTACTGTACTGAGTATTGCTAAAGTAGAACAATACCGCACTTACAACCTGGTTACCGGCCTTCCACGTACCATCACCATTGGTGTTAGTGGCTTAAATGCTAACTTCCAGAGCGCTACCCAGCAGATGGTGAATGCCTACAATGCATTGGGTCTGCGTCTGCGTTTTCAGTATGTAGGTACCTCCGGTGCTGATATCGTTATCTATGGTTCTAACCTGGGTGGCGGCGTACTGGGTTACAGCGGATTCCCTTCCGGTGGTAATCCTTACCCACAGGTAGTAATGAACACAGGTGGTATCTTCGGTACCAACGTGGCTTTCATGAGAAAAGTAATCCAGCATGAAGTTGGTCACTGTATCGGTTTCCGTCACACCGATTGGTTCAACCGTGGTTATAGCTGCGGTAGCGGTGGTGCTGAACCACAGAATCCGGAAGGAGCAGTACAGATTCCTGGTACTCCATCAGGTGCTGACGCTGGTTCCTGGATGCTGGCTTGCACCGGCGCCAATGGCAGCAGCTTCAACGGTAATGACGTAACAGCTTTAAGATATCTGTATCAATAA
- a CDS encoding M57 family metalloprotease: MRKIVPYLCLLLLAFLFACKKEDKQTAASPVPEEISAKLKTAGFDISEGLSKYKDGYLVEYDIFLTADQINTLAAEKTDKKPQVEHYTTNNLVSSPRTLRIYMDAGFDAYMQSSFDQALGRYNAQHLGLSFQRAASSGAADISIFSFYEVSNVLGYSAGFPVGGNPASPIRLNTYYYNNSSHRADALTVIAHEIGHAIGYRHTDYMNRAFSCGSGGSEGDAGVGANPVLGTPTAPSAGSWMLACSSNTDRPFTFYDRIALVTTYPGTYPGNTAPLGKIISLKARINNKYVCAENGGANALIANRDAVGPWEQFRVIDAGNGLIALQSLANNSYVCAEAAGASPLIANRSAIGLWERFRWITNSDGSVSLQAFVSNSYVAAENAGAASLIANREVIGDWEKYSWQQH; this comes from the coding sequence ATGCGGAAAATAGTACCTTATCTCTGCCTGCTCCTGCTGGCGTTTCTCTTTGCCTGTAAAAAAGAAGACAAACAAACAGCTGCCAGCCCCGTACCTGAAGAAATTAGCGCTAAGCTGAAAACAGCCGGTTTTGACATCAGCGAAGGTTTGTCAAAATATAAAGACGGCTACCTGGTAGAATATGATATCTTCCTGACTGCTGACCAGATCAACACACTGGCTGCTGAAAAAACAGATAAAAAACCACAGGTAGAACATTACACCACCAACAACCTGGTAAGTTCACCGAGAACTTTACGTATATACATGGACGCTGGTTTTGATGCCTACATGCAAAGTTCATTTGATCAGGCACTGGGCCGTTATAATGCCCAACACCTGGGACTGTCTTTTCAGCGTGCTGCCAGCAGTGGCGCCGCTGATATCAGCATCTTCTCTTTTTATGAAGTAAGTAATGTACTGGGTTATAGCGCAGGATTCCCCGTAGGTGGTAACCCGGCCAGCCCTATCCGCCTGAATACTTACTACTATAATAACAGCTCTCACCGTGCCGATGCGCTTACCGTTATCGCGCATGAAATCGGACATGCTATTGGTTACCGCCACACAGACTACATGAACCGGGCGTTCAGCTGTGGTTCCGGTGGTAGTGAGGGAGATGCCGGTGTAGGCGCCAATCCTGTATTGGGTACACCTACCGCACCTTCTGCCGGTTCCTGGATGCTGGCTTGCTCCAGCAACACCGACCGGCCTTTCACTTTCTACGACAGAATTGCGCTGGTAACTACCTATCCTGGTACCTATCCGGGTAATACAGCGCCACTTGGTAAAATCATTTCCCTGAAAGCCCGTATCAATAATAAATACGTATGTGCTGAAAATGGAGGCGCCAATGCCCTGATCGCCAACCGTGATGCGGTAGGCCCATGGGAACAATTCCGGGTAATAGATGCCGGTAATGGTTTGATTGCTTTGCAGTCATTGGCCAACAACAGTTATGTATGCGCAGAAGCAGCCGGTGCTTCTCCGTTGATTGCCAATCGCTCTGCTATCGGTCTGTGGGAAAGATTCCGTTGGATCACCAATAGCGATGGTTCCGTTAGTCTCCAGGCATTTGTGAGCAACAGTTATGTAGCGGCAGAAAATGCAGGCGCTGCTTCTTTGATTGCTAACCGGGAAGTGATCGGCGACTGGGAAAAATACAGCTGGCAACAACACTAA
- a CDS encoding Gfo/Idh/MocA family protein, protein MKKTVNLIVIGVGPHSKRIYLPALMQLRTTCPLNISLVIDLKQEAAGVQQYLTAKDYRLPALFVDPFKEVLPADLRLTLDTFVQENDIDGVIIATEPSVHRAYALWALEAGLHILMDKPITTRQNVISDAVQAHGILTDYQELLHAYQALQTERSTIFSVNVQRRYHPGFQQVLSLIREVAGMTNCPVTAIQSTHCDGQWRLPSEMVSQDYHPYNQGYGKLSHSGYHIFDMVSQFCQAPQLPAKAPDAMQVISSMVQPRGFIKQLPEQDYTHYFRDDYETVKVYNDETLFGLFENYGEIDAAILVRLLKEEENIANITINLLHNSFARRNWIRPGIDLYKGNGRVKHEYHNIQQGPFQNIQIHSYQAKDKHTDNNETDYLPGGNNHFDIYVFRNIGILGGTQPLEIITMKDLANRHGIDNSKLLTEQAKGTVVKEFLDFITGAIGLKDLRSNIDSHLQGVQLMSAAYLSHIHQQQALHPIIDIRHDRPQQTCTAALQADYNG, encoded by the coding sequence ATGAAAAAGACCGTAAACCTCATCGTCATTGGTGTTGGCCCGCATTCAAAACGTATTTACCTGCCCGCTTTAATGCAACTCCGTACCACCTGTCCGCTTAACATTTCTCTCGTCATTGATCTTAAACAGGAAGCTGCCGGCGTACAACAATACCTGACAGCAAAAGATTACCGCCTGCCGGCTTTATTTGTAGATCCCTTTAAAGAAGTATTACCGGCCGACTTACGTCTTACGCTGGATACTTTCGTACAGGAAAATGATATCGATGGCGTTATCATTGCCACCGAGCCTTCGGTACACCGGGCTTACGCTTTATGGGCACTGGAAGCCGGATTACATATCCTCATGGATAAACCGATTACCACCCGGCAAAATGTGATCTCTGATGCTGTACAGGCACATGGTATCCTCACCGACTATCAGGAGTTATTACATGCCTACCAGGCATTACAAACCGAACGCTCCACTATTTTTTCCGTGAATGTACAGCGGCGTTATCATCCCGGATTTCAACAGGTATTATCTCTCATCCGGGAAGTAGCCGGTATGACTAACTGTCCGGTAACAGCGATACAGTCTACCCATTGCGATGGACAATGGCGGCTGCCTTCCGAAATGGTATCACAGGATTATCATCCCTACAACCAGGGCTATGGCAAACTATCGCACAGCGGCTATCACATTTTTGATATGGTGAGTCAGTTCTGCCAGGCCCCGCAACTGCCTGCCAAAGCACCCGACGCGATGCAGGTAATCAGTTCAATGGTACAGCCAAGAGGTTTTATCAAACAGTTACCGGAACAGGATTATACCCATTACTTCCGGGACGATTATGAGACGGTAAAAGTATACAACGACGAAACGCTCTTTGGCCTGTTTGAAAATTATGGAGAAATAGATGCCGCTATTCTGGTACGGCTATTAAAAGAAGAAGAAAACATTGCCAACATCACCATTAATTTGCTGCACAACAGTTTTGCCCGCCGTAACTGGATACGACCAGGTATTGATTTATATAAAGGTAATGGTCGCGTCAAACATGAATATCATAACATTCAGCAGGGCCCCTTTCAGAACATTCAGATACATTCCTATCAGGCGAAAGACAAACATACCGACAACAATGAAACCGATTATCTGCCTGGCGGCAATAATCATTTCGATATTTATGTTTTCAGAAATATTGGGATACTGGGCGGCACCCAACCCCTGGAAATTATTACCATGAAAGACCTGGCCAACAGACATGGTATCGATAATTCCAAGCTGCTGACAGAACAGGCCAAGGGAACAGTTGTAAAAGAGTTTCTTGATTTTATCACCGGCGCCATAGGGTTAAAAGACCTGCGGTCCAATATCGACAGCCACCTGCAGGGCGTACAACTGATGAGCGCCGCTTACCTGTCGCATATTCATCAGCAGCAGGCATTGCATCCGATCATAGATATCCGGCACGACAGGCCGCAACAAACATGTACAGCAGCACTCCAGGCAGATTACAACGGGTAA
- a CDS encoding GlsB/YeaQ/YmgE family stress response membrane protein, producing MSWIWTIIIGGIAGWLAGRVMRGNGFGIIVDIIVGLIGGWLGGWLFGVLGLHLGNGILGSLIVAFIGAVVLIWLIRLIKPN from the coding sequence ATGTCATGGATATGGACCATCATCATTGGCGGCATAGCTGGTTGGCTGGCCGGTAGAGTTATGCGTGGGAACGGATTCGGTATCATAGTGGATATTATAGTAGGGTTAATTGGCGGATGGCTGGGCGGCTGGTTGTTTGGGGTGCTGGGATTGCATCTGGGGAACGGAATCCTCGGATCGTTGATCGTAGCCTTTATTGGTGCTGTTGTGTTGATCTGGCTGATCCGGTTGATTAAACCTAATTAA